In the Elusimicrobiota bacterium genome, CAACCCGGCCCGCCGCAGGGCGGGCAAGTCCACCAAATCGTCCCCCACGAAAAGGGTTTCCGAACTTTTGACTTTCACGTCCGCCATGGTGGACTCGAGCGCGATCCCTTTGTGATCACAGTTCTGATGAAGGACAGCCACCCCCACTTCTTTGGCGCGGGCTTCCACCTGGCGGGATTTGCGTCCCGTGATCCAGGCCAGACGGAACCGTTCTCCGAACTTTTTTAACATGAAGAAAGCGATTCGGTCCTTCACGTTCCAAAACTTAATTTCTTCCCCTGACTCCAGAAGAATGATGGATCCCTCGGTCAAAACGCCATCCACGTCCATGGCGAACAACCGGATGGCGCGGGCGCGGGCGCGCAACGCCCGGGTCGTTAAAATCTGTCGCTTCGATTTTTTAAGAGACAAGTCCTTCCTCCAGAAGATCTTTTTCGTCCAAAACGCCCACGGGTCGTTTCCGTCCGTCCACCACGGGGAAATTGTCCAACCCAAACTTCCGAAAGAGGATGGCCACATCGGACGCCAACTCTTCGGGTGACAAGGTCCGGGGCCGGCGGGTCATGACCGACGAAAGGGTCCGGGTGAGCAAGGCCGGGTCCTCCTGCAGTTTCCGCCGAAGATCTCCGTCTG is a window encoding:
- a CDS encoding HAD hydrolase family protein, which encodes MSLKKSKRQILTTRALRARARAIRLFAMDVDGVLTEGSIILLESGEEIKFWNVKDRIAFFMLKKFGERFRLAWITGRKSRQVEARAKEVGVAVLHQNCDHKGIALESTMADVKVKSSETLFVGDDLVDLPALRRAGLAVCPADAHPEIKKVCHWVTRAAGGRGAVREVVDFVLESQGLLGPLLEHYENPDRRPNP